From a single Hypanus sabinus isolate sHypSab1 chromosome 7, sHypSab1.hap1, whole genome shotgun sequence genomic region:
- the fadd gene encoding protein FADD — translation MAANEGMRFKVLLSDISQNLTGENMKTLKFLCKDYIGKRRMESLESGIQLFQVLEELSLLSEEDTKFLGQLLKNIKRTDLEKKLSDFQRGGEPLQQSMCEVGRNSDVNVAIDVICGNIGRDFWMFARKLGFKEARLQEIEYRHPRNMQLLISETLQEWQEVKGQEATVERLVTTLRSCKLNMIADSVEEEVNKIR, via the exons ATGGCGGCCAACGAGGGCATGAGGTTCAAGGTGCTGCTCAGTGACATCTCCCAGAACCTGACCGGGGAGAATATGAAAACACTGAAGTTTCTGTGCAAGGATTACATCGGCAAGAGAAGGATGGAAAGTTTGGAGAGCGGCATCCAGCTGTtccaggtgctggaggaactcagtttgCTCTCCGAAGAAGACACCAAATTTCTGGGCCAGCTGCTGAAGAACATCAAGAGAACCGATCTGGAGAAAAAGTTGTCTGATTTCCAGCGGGGCGGTGAGCCGCTCCAACAATCGATGTGCGAAGTTGGGAGAAACTCGG ATGTTAATGTTGCAATTGACGTAATTTGTGGTAACATCGGAAGAGACTTTTGGATGTTTGCGAGAAAGCTTGGATTCAAAGAGGCTCGTCTTCAGGAAATTGAATACAGGCATCCGCGTAACATGCAGCTTCTGATTTCGGAAACACTGCAGGAATGGCAAGAGGTAAAAGGGCAAGAAGCCACTGTAGAGAGACTGGTAACTACCTTACGGAGCTGCAAACTGAATATGATTGCAGATAGCGTGGAAGAGGAGGTAAACAAGATTAGGTGA